In Glandiceps talaboti chromosome 6, keGlaTala1.1, whole genome shotgun sequence, one DNA window encodes the following:
- the LOC144436340 gene encoding receptor-type tyrosine-protein phosphatase epsilon-like isoform X2: protein MNNEAGGGPYSNLVINRTLPTPPKVKDLTVNVSSSIIRSTWSHPENIHPDCPLEGYEVVYEQISEYDCGPTKKFTSHVFNPDTYEHNVNGLYANTEYSVRVTAFISSVIGTTIVATETTSEAIPSQPLNLETIGLSATEVQATWYPPQCPNGIITTYVLFYWETLKDKATGKQRTYSVDFGIESDDSKYVSDVIDGLNPGTNYTVQVTAGNSCCISARSGAATAGTKPILSPPTSPPVAMMVSGVVGGLVVFILLLVLLGFLYLRRTGKSLSDVFRSKKRTENDESTTVTQDTQDCMPIVPVENPYVNVRTVEQEVAMHEEVEVLQPVKPTLKPKPVLPPKPNTTVMDNTADVAAHVQRLCIKSIKIQDLVSYIKRKKASDTDGFKAEYELLPSDDIAPYTFALTDVNKPKNRFRNIMAYDHSRVILDDESEELTSDYINASYINGYKKKKAYIATQGPKTSTVADLWRMVWQEKSACILMATNLREHNKEKCVKYWPDQTEGEQLYGDISVKNVREEVFVDSMIRTLHVKKVDQTKVREIKQFHFTVWPDMGVPQYPSAVLSFLRRIRAYNPSNAGPLVVHCSAGVGRTGTFITIDSMLEMAEAEGKIDIFNFVYQARQDRMNFVQTLDQYEFTYTAVLEATVFGNMEIPTADLRMKLTVLKIKDKGTKLSALDKEFRVLNEVCCLPNDSECSDGRRTKNKNKNRYTDVIPIDRCRPLLTTPVDIEGSTDYINASFLTAYTRKDAFLATQMPMSHTVVDFWRMVYDYKTNTIVMLNDMDSEDMRHQTAVKRTITHLQLTTWPANKEIPYSPSVMSEMLTLVEKAQQQTGDNRITVHCRNGLGRSGVFCAFFAVYEQVKMEQIVNVFQAVKTIRENKPQMVETVAQYQYIYDAILAYLDSFATYANFE, encoded by the exons ATGAATAATGAAGCAGGAGGCGGTCCTTATAGTAACCTAGTAATTAACAGAACATTACCTACAC CTCCAAAGGTGAAAGACCTTACAGTTAATGTGTCATCCTCTATTATTCGATCAACATGGTCTCATCCTGAAAACATTCATCCGGATTGTCCATTGGAAGGATATGAAGTGGTATACGAACAGATATCAGAGTACGATTGTGGCCCGACGAAGAAGTTTACCTCTCATGTTTTCAACCCCGACACCTATGAACACAATGTTAACGGCCTCTATGCCAACACTGAATATTCTGTTAGAGTCACAGCATTTATTAGCAGTGTTATAGGAACAACCATTGTGGCTACAGAAACAACCAGTGAAGCGA ttCCTTCTCAGCCATTAAACCTTGAAACAATTGGTTTATCAGCCACGGAAGTACAAGCAACATGGTATCCCCCACAGTGTCCAAATGGTATTATAACGACATACGTGTTATTTTATTGGGAAACTCTCAAGGACAAAGCTACTGGTAAACAACGGACATACAGTGTTGATTTCGGTATCGAGAGTGATGATAGTAAATATGTGTCAGATGTGATCGATGGCCTGAATCCGGGAACTAATTACACAGTACAG GTTACAGCTGGAAACAGTTGTTGTATCAGCGCCAGAAGTGGTGCAGCAACTGCCGGGACAAAAC CTATATTAAGTCCTCCTACAAGTCCACCTGTTGCAATGATGGTATCTGGGGTTGTAGGTGGATTGGTCGTCTTCATCCTGTTGTTGGTATTACTTGGGTTTCTCTACTTAAGACg AACTGGTAAGTCATTGAGTGATGTTTTCAGATCGAAAAAAAGAACAGAGAATGACGAATCTACTACTGTAACACAAGACACACAAG ATTGCATGCCAATTGTTCCTGTCGAGAATCCCTATGTGAATGTAAGAACAGTTGAACAGGAGGTTGCAATGCATGAAGAGGTAGAAGTACTGCAGCCGGTAAAACCAACACTTAAGCCTAAACCAGTACTACCACCAAAACCAAATACTACAGTTATGGATAATACTGCAGATGTTGCAGCACATGTACAGAGACTGTGTATAAAATCAATCAAGATACAAGATCTAGTATCCtacataaaaagaaagaaagcgaGTGATACTGACGGATTTAAAGCAGAATATGAG TTGCTGCCGTCAGATGACATTGCGCCATATACATTTGCGTTGACAGATGTAAATAAACCAAAGAACCGTTTCAGGAATATAATGGCGT ATGATCACTCAAGGGTTATACTGGATGATGAGAGTGAAGAACTGACGTCTGACTACATTAATGCATCGTATATCAAT GGCTACAAGAAAAAGAAGGCTTACATAGCTACTCAGG GTCCGAAGACATCGACAGTGGCTGATTTATGGAGAATGGTATGGCAGGAGAAGAGTGCTTGCATACTGATGGCTACAAATTTAAGGGAACATAACAAG GAGAAATGTGTTAAGTACTGGCCAGACCAAACTGAAGGTGAACAACTGTATGGAGATATATCAGTAAAGAATGTCCGTGAAGAAGTGTTTGTAGATTCCATGATCCGAACTCTGCATGTGAAAAAG GTGGACCAAACGAAAGTTCGTGAAATAAAGCAATTTCATTTCACCGTGTGGCCTGACATGGGTGTTCCACAATATCCGTCTGCTGTGTTGTCATTTCTTCGGCGTATCAGAGCCTACAATCCATCTAATGCTGGTCCATTAGTAGTTCACTGCAG TGCTGGTGTTGGGCGTACTGGGACATTCATTACAATCGATTCCATGTTAGAGATGGCTGAGGCAGAAGGAAAAATCGACATTTTCAATTTCGTATATCAAGCCAGGCAAGACCGGATGAATTTTGTGCAGACACTT GACCAATATGAATTTACCTACACTGCAGTATTAGAGGCAACTGTTTTTGGAAACATGGAAATACCGACAGCAGATCTGAGAATGAAGCTAACTGTGTTAAAGATAAAGGATAAAGGGACAAAATTGTCTGCTTTAGATAAAGAATTCCGA GTCCTTAATGAGGTATGCTGTCTACCAAATGACAGTGAATGTTCTGACGGGAGGAGAACtaaaaataagaataaaaaTAGATACACAGATGTGATACCAA TTGATCGATGTAGACCACTCCTGACAACACCCGTAGACATCGAGGGTTCCACTGACTATATCAATGCCAGCTTTCTCACC gCATACACACGTAAAGATGCCTTCCTGGCCACACAAATGCCGATGTCACATACTGTTGTTGATTTCTGGAGAATGGTGTACGATTACAAGACAAATACCATTGTTATGCTAAATGATATGGATAGTGAAGATATG CGACATCAAACCGCTGTCAAACGTACCATTACACATTTACAACTAACGACATGGCCAGCTAACAAGGAAATACCTTATTCTCCATCCGTAATGTCTGAAATGTTGACATTGGTTGAGAAAGCTCAGCAACAGACTGGTGACAACCGTATAACTGTTCACTGCAG
- the LOC144436340 gene encoding receptor-type tyrosine-protein phosphatase epsilon-like isoform X1: MNNEAGGGPYSNLVINRTLPTPPKVKDLTVNVSSSIIRSTWSHPENIHPDCPLEGYEVVYEQISEYDCGPTKKFTSHVFNPDTYEHNVNGLYANTEYSVRVTAFISSVIGTTIVATETTSEAIPSQPLNLETIGLSATEVQATWYPPQCPNGIITTYVLFYWETLKDKATGKQRTYSVDFGIESDDSKYVSDVIDGLNPGTNYTVQVTAGNSCCISARSGAATAGTKPILSPPTSPPVAMMVSGVVGGLVVFILLLVLLGFLYLRRTGKSLSDVFRSKKRTENDESTTVTQDTQDCMPIVPVENPYVNVRTVEQEVAMHEEVEVLQPVKPTLKPKPVLPPKPNTTVMDNTADVAAHVQRLCIKSIKIQDLVSYIKRKKASDTDGFKAEYELLPSDDIAPYTFALTDVNKPKNRFRNIMAYDHSRVILDDESEELTSDYINASYINGYKKKKAYIATQGPKTSTVADLWRMVWQEKSACILMATNLREHNKEKCVKYWPDQTEGEQLYGDISVKNVREEVFVDSMIRTLHVKKVDQTKVREIKQFHFTVWPDMGVPQYPSAVLSFLRRIRAYNPSNAGPLVVHCSAGVGRTGTFITIDSMLEMAEAEGKIDIFNFVYQARQDRMNFVQTLDQYEFTYTAVLEATVFGNMEIPTADLRMKLTVLKIKDKGTKLSALDKEFRVLNEVCCLPNDSECSDGRRTKNKNKNRYTDVIPIDRCRPLLTTPVDIEGSTDYINASFLTAYTRKDAFLATQMPMSHTVVDFWRMVYDYKTNTIVMLNDMDSEDMRSGQYWCDEDSVRYGPFEVEVTQIQDNDDIIERSITLTNHSSKRHQTAVKRTITHLQLTTWPANKEIPYSPSVMSEMLTLVEKAQQQTGDNRITVHCRNGLGRSGVFCAFFAVYEQVKMEQIVNVFQAVKTIRENKPQMVETVAQYQYIYDAILAYLDSFATYANFE; the protein is encoded by the exons ATGAATAATGAAGCAGGAGGCGGTCCTTATAGTAACCTAGTAATTAACAGAACATTACCTACAC CTCCAAAGGTGAAAGACCTTACAGTTAATGTGTCATCCTCTATTATTCGATCAACATGGTCTCATCCTGAAAACATTCATCCGGATTGTCCATTGGAAGGATATGAAGTGGTATACGAACAGATATCAGAGTACGATTGTGGCCCGACGAAGAAGTTTACCTCTCATGTTTTCAACCCCGACACCTATGAACACAATGTTAACGGCCTCTATGCCAACACTGAATATTCTGTTAGAGTCACAGCATTTATTAGCAGTGTTATAGGAACAACCATTGTGGCTACAGAAACAACCAGTGAAGCGA ttCCTTCTCAGCCATTAAACCTTGAAACAATTGGTTTATCAGCCACGGAAGTACAAGCAACATGGTATCCCCCACAGTGTCCAAATGGTATTATAACGACATACGTGTTATTTTATTGGGAAACTCTCAAGGACAAAGCTACTGGTAAACAACGGACATACAGTGTTGATTTCGGTATCGAGAGTGATGATAGTAAATATGTGTCAGATGTGATCGATGGCCTGAATCCGGGAACTAATTACACAGTACAG GTTACAGCTGGAAACAGTTGTTGTATCAGCGCCAGAAGTGGTGCAGCAACTGCCGGGACAAAAC CTATATTAAGTCCTCCTACAAGTCCACCTGTTGCAATGATGGTATCTGGGGTTGTAGGTGGATTGGTCGTCTTCATCCTGTTGTTGGTATTACTTGGGTTTCTCTACTTAAGACg AACTGGTAAGTCATTGAGTGATGTTTTCAGATCGAAAAAAAGAACAGAGAATGACGAATCTACTACTGTAACACAAGACACACAAG ATTGCATGCCAATTGTTCCTGTCGAGAATCCCTATGTGAATGTAAGAACAGTTGAACAGGAGGTTGCAATGCATGAAGAGGTAGAAGTACTGCAGCCGGTAAAACCAACACTTAAGCCTAAACCAGTACTACCACCAAAACCAAATACTACAGTTATGGATAATACTGCAGATGTTGCAGCACATGTACAGAGACTGTGTATAAAATCAATCAAGATACAAGATCTAGTATCCtacataaaaagaaagaaagcgaGTGATACTGACGGATTTAAAGCAGAATATGAG TTGCTGCCGTCAGATGACATTGCGCCATATACATTTGCGTTGACAGATGTAAATAAACCAAAGAACCGTTTCAGGAATATAATGGCGT ATGATCACTCAAGGGTTATACTGGATGATGAGAGTGAAGAACTGACGTCTGACTACATTAATGCATCGTATATCAAT GGCTACAAGAAAAAGAAGGCTTACATAGCTACTCAGG GTCCGAAGACATCGACAGTGGCTGATTTATGGAGAATGGTATGGCAGGAGAAGAGTGCTTGCATACTGATGGCTACAAATTTAAGGGAACATAACAAG GAGAAATGTGTTAAGTACTGGCCAGACCAAACTGAAGGTGAACAACTGTATGGAGATATATCAGTAAAGAATGTCCGTGAAGAAGTGTTTGTAGATTCCATGATCCGAACTCTGCATGTGAAAAAG GTGGACCAAACGAAAGTTCGTGAAATAAAGCAATTTCATTTCACCGTGTGGCCTGACATGGGTGTTCCACAATATCCGTCTGCTGTGTTGTCATTTCTTCGGCGTATCAGAGCCTACAATCCATCTAATGCTGGTCCATTAGTAGTTCACTGCAG TGCTGGTGTTGGGCGTACTGGGACATTCATTACAATCGATTCCATGTTAGAGATGGCTGAGGCAGAAGGAAAAATCGACATTTTCAATTTCGTATATCAAGCCAGGCAAGACCGGATGAATTTTGTGCAGACACTT GACCAATATGAATTTACCTACACTGCAGTATTAGAGGCAACTGTTTTTGGAAACATGGAAATACCGACAGCAGATCTGAGAATGAAGCTAACTGTGTTAAAGATAAAGGATAAAGGGACAAAATTGTCTGCTTTAGATAAAGAATTCCGA GTCCTTAATGAGGTATGCTGTCTACCAAATGACAGTGAATGTTCTGACGGGAGGAGAACtaaaaataagaataaaaaTAGATACACAGATGTGATACCAA TTGATCGATGTAGACCACTCCTGACAACACCCGTAGACATCGAGGGTTCCACTGACTATATCAATGCCAGCTTTCTCACC gCATACACACGTAAAGATGCCTTCCTGGCCACACAAATGCCGATGTCACATACTGTTGTTGATTTCTGGAGAATGGTGTACGATTACAAGACAAATACCATTGTTATGCTAAATGATATGGATAGTGAAGATATG AGAAGTGGACAATACTGGTGTGACGAGGACAGTGTGAGATATGGTCCATTTGAAGTAGAAGTTACACAAATTCAagataatgatgacatcattgagAGAAGTATTACTTTGACCAACCATTCTAGCAAG CGACATCAAACCGCTGTCAAACGTACCATTACACATTTACAACTAACGACATGGCCAGCTAACAAGGAAATACCTTATTCTCCATCCGTAATGTCTGAAATGTTGACATTGGTTGAGAAAGCTCAGCAACAGACTGGTGACAACCGTATAACTGTTCACTGCAG